A window of Hemibagrus wyckioides isolate EC202008001 linkage group LG03, SWU_Hwy_1.0, whole genome shotgun sequence contains these coding sequences:
- the LOC131350913 gene encoding zinc finger CCCH domain-containing protein 6, with the protein MAFVSLFSCPPNPVLDKNMTDSELAGDEREDGELEDGEIDDEGIGIEEEKETKVEPEVLEKDREKEKVREKDDKSHRHTHKRHRKIKEKHKSKRRRRDRQKHHSPSSESSSDSYNTDHEHQDRHKSKKSKSSYRDYDGRFAQREHEPSGGHGKAARSSQRKNSDSEEKYDYDEDQDDFCEQLSKYKQAKEVSTSGKGSSKEQGTKSSTKGQQFGGPRGRGRGGGNLGRGRGVLNKNKKPKGKNWGRGRGRGGEPGESGGGTKGEGHGQQCFQKKRPIMSQEFINQHTVEHNGRNICKYFIEGRCIKGDQCKFEHDNVIPEKKKELCKFYVQGYCTKGENCIYMHNEYPCKFFHTGAKCYQGDHCKFSHDPLTEVTKELLDKILNTDEEHANEEEQELEDLRKQGIVPLPKPPPGVGLLPTPGSGSPQDGSKKIPSLFEIKVQPTVDLAQKIALRPNFYNSTSPPSGQFQGSGGSAQEEVETGGMMSPGHSHSILPPPGSPGSMGGPALHFPLPGLPQSPPTQAPPQGFGQGIPMPLPGLQGQPSVFHQNTNPQMNQQGAQFKTLAGGQMNAPFQAMSQMPSEFFKSLFSVQPLALAEEGQDPQQLQGGSAESHSGMQDILPAVQKALLLHLNQNQQDSDSHRSEGQDSTPLSRDKDETTNWYSSDDEDGSSVTAILKTLKKQNEMLQTQQSQQSMLQSGVPIPLTDPRLHKERALVDSRQHVPDTRREAETVIDPRLARDTHKAKPVEPMNSKAVPHHHPHTSSSVAQKVSAGEEDEEGERELRERAALIPLDPSPGAMLRDPRCQIKQFSHIRVDILLQRPAFAHSVVWAPEDLIPLLIPKQEPSINLPLPPLIADAQLNRNLSSSSDHPSSVLPPPDPRLAAARLREDVDAQGIPHGRTLQPRLNAEKPTDPRTHKAGEARINRSGSLDSKLPVKREGSSGVGVSDPRLQRAASRQSSTSARSDSEKLPPYVPRLASSTGSGLESPTTLLGGISLYDPRNHTLLLPKREPEEPLKNTGILKQTVKSDSLPPAQVPSPVVTEKSEDLSEVSENQTNGSQPGQIMPIAMAAPSCSPVRATAPAMHNLPIQQLAGLIRPAYTDSRQSRPTGQTTGAQEEELGDDKEVEKKDRPLRDVFKTFDPTASPFCQ; encoded by the exons ATGGCTTTTGTGAGCCTCTTCTCCTGTCCCCCAAACCCCGTCCTTGACAAAAACATGACAGACTCTGAGCTGGCAGGGGATGAAAG ggAGGACGGTGAATTGGAGGATGGAGAAATCGATGATGAAGGGATTGGGattgaagaagaaaaggaaaccAAGGTGGAGCCTGAAGTTttagaaaaagacagagaaaaggaaaaagtgcGGGAGAAAGATGACAAATCGCATCGGCACACACATAAGAGACACAGGAAAATCAAAGAGAAACACAAATCAAAAAGAAGGCGAAGGGACAGACAGAAG CACCACTCACCGTCTAGTGAATCTAGTTCTGACAGTTACAATACTGATCATGAGCATCAAGACAGACACAAGAGCAAAAAGAGCAAAAGCTCTTACCGGGATTACGATGGTCGGTTTGCACAG CGTGAACACGAACCTAGTGGAGGTCATGGAAAAGCAGCAAGATCATCACAGCGCAAAAACAGCGACAGTGAAGAGAAATATGATTATGATGAGGATCAGGACGACTTCTGTGAGCAGCTTTCCAAATACAAACAAGCCAAAGAGGTCAGCACATCCGGCAAGGGGTCATCTAAAGAACAGGGGACAAAGTCCAGCACAAAAGGGCAGCAAT TTGGTGGTCCCCGTGGTCGAGGACGTGGCGGAGGAAATTTGGGCAGGGGACGTGGTGTGCTAAACAAGAACAAGAAACCGAAGGGCAAAAACTGGGGCCGTGGTCGGGGAAGAGgcggagaacctggagaaagTGGAGGTGGAACGAAAGGG GAAGGGCACGGCCAGCAGTGTTTCCAGAAAAAGCGTCCAATCATGAGTCAAGAGTTCATCAATCAACACACGGTTGAGCACAACGGGAGAAACatctgtaaatatttcattgagGGCAGGTGCATTAAA GGGGATCAATGCAAGTTTGAGCATGACAATGTAATcccagagaagaagaaagaacttTGCAAGTTCTATGTCCAGGGATACTGTACTAAAGGAGAGAACTGCATCTATATGCACA ATGAATATCCCTGTAAGTTCTTCCACACTGGAGCAAAGTGCTACCAAGGAGACCACTGCAAATTCTCTCATGATCCTTTAACTGAGGTGACAAAAGAATTGTTAGACAAG atTCTGAACACAGATGAGGAGCACGCTAATGAGGAAGAGCAGGAGCTGGAGGACCTGAGGAAGCAGGGCATTGTTCCTTTGCCTAAACCACCTCCTGGTGTAGGGCTCTTGCCTACACCTGGTTCAGGGAGTCCCCAGGATGGCAGCAAGAAGATCCCCTCTTTATTTGAAATCAAAGTCCAGCCAACTGTGGACCTGGCACAGAAGATTGCGCTAAG GCCCAATTTCTACAATAGCACCTCTCCCCCATCTGGACAGTTTCAGGGTAGTGGAGGCTCTGCtcaggaggaggtggagacTGGAGGTATGATGTCCCCTGGCCACAGTCATTCTATATTACCACCTCCAGGCTCTCCTGGATCCATGGGAGGTCCTGCTCTTCACTTCCCATTACCAGGTCTTCCCCAGAGCCCTCCAACACAAGCACCACCACAGGGCTTTGGCCAGGGCATTCCCATGCCACTTCCAGGACTGCAAGGTCAGCCATCAGTCTTCCATCAGAATACAAATCCTCAGATGAACCAGCAGGGGGCACAGTTCAAGACTTTGGCTGGCGGACAGATGAACGCACCCTTTCAAGCTATGAGTCAGATGCCCTCAGAGTTTTTTAAAAGCTTGTTCAGTGTCCAGCCACTTGCTTTAGCAG AAGAAGGCCAGGACCCCCAGCAGCTCCAGGGAGGCAGTGCCGAGTCCCACAGTGGCATGCAGGATATATTGCCAGCTGTTCAGAAAGCTCTGCTTCTACACCTGAATCAAAATCAACAGGACTCTGACTCCCATAGAAGTGAGGGACAGGACTCCACACCCCTCAGCAGAGACAAAG ATGAAACCACAAATTGGTATTCtagtgatgatgaggatggcaGCAGTGTCACAGCCATCTTAAAGACTCTAAAAAAGCAGAACGAAATGCTGCAGACACAACAGTCCCAACAGTCTATGCTTCAGTCTGGTGTGCCGATCCCCTTGACTGACCCCAGGCTTCACAAGGAAAGGGCTCTGGTTGACTCTCGACAGCACGTTCCAGACACCAGGAGAGAAGCAGAAACTGTAATTGACCCCAGATTAGCCAGAGATACCCACAAGGCTAAGCCGGTAGAGCCTATGAACTCAAAGGCAGTTCCTCACCACCACCCACACACTAGCTCCTCTGTGGCTCAGAAGGTTTCTGCTGgggaagaggatgaggaaggaGAACGTGAGCTGAGGGAACGAGCTGCGCTAATCCCACTTGATCCTAGTCCTGGAGCTATGCTGCGTGACCCTCGCTGCCAAATCAAACAGTTTAGCCATATCCGAGTGGACATCCTCCTTCAGCGGCCGGCCTTTGCTCACAGTGTAGTGTGGGCACCTGAGGATCTTATTCCACTGCTGATTCCCAAACAGGAACCTTCTATTAATCTTCCTCTGCCACCCCTCATTGCAGATGCCCAGTTAAACCGCAACCTCTCCTCTTCTTCAGACCATCCATCCTCTGTTCTTCCTCCTCCAGATCCACGCCTGGCAGCTGCTCGACTTAGAGAAGATGTGGATGCGCAAGGCATCCCTCATGGCAGGACTCTGCAGCCTCGACTTAACGCAGAGAAACCAACAGATCCCCGGACTCATAAAGCCGGAGAGGCCAGGATAAATCGGTCTGGAAGCCTAGACTCAAAGCTTCCTGTCAAGAGAGAAGGTTCCTCTGGTGTAGGGGTTTCAGATCCAAGATTACAGCGAGCTGCATCTCGTCAGTCTTCCACTTCAGCTAGATCTGATTCAGAGAAACTGCCTCCATACGTCCCTCGCTTGGCATCTTCCACAGGTAGCGGCTTGGAAAGCCCTACCACATTGCTTGGGGGAATTAGCTTGTATGATCCACGTAACCACACCTTGCTTTTGCCAAAACGGGAGCCAGAGGAACCCCTGAAAAATACAGGCATCTTAAAGCAAACAGTGAAATCTGATAGCCTTCCACCGGCACAGGTGCCTTCACCAGTGGTAACTGAAAAGAGTGAAGATTTATCCGAAGTCTCAGAAAACCAGACCAATGGTTCTCAGCCAGGCCAGATCATGCCGATAGCGATGGCAGCTCCTTCCTGCTCCCCTGTGCGTGCAACAGCACCCGCCATGCACAACCTACCAATCCAGCAACTAGCGGGGCTTATACGGCCAGCTTACACAGACAGCCGACAGAGCAGACCTACTGGACAGACTACTGGAGCCCAGGAGGAAGAACTAGGTGATGACaaagaagtggaaaaaaaagacaggccATTAAGGGATGTATTTAAGACCTTTGACCCCACAGCCTCACCATTCTGTCAGTAA